Proteins from a genomic interval of Arvicola amphibius chromosome 17, mArvAmp1.2, whole genome shotgun sequence:
- the Nab2 gene encoding NGFI-A-binding protein 2 isoform X3 yields the protein MHRVPSPTAEQPPGRGDNTRRTPQPRLKASAPTMALPRTLGELQLYRVLQRANLLSYYETFIQQGGDDVQQLCEAGEEEFLEIMALVGMATKPLHVRRLQKALREWATNPGLFSQPVPAVPVSSIPLFKISETAGTRKGSMSNGHGSPGEKAGSARSFSPKSPLELGEKLSPLPGGPGAGDPRIWPGQSTPESDVGAGGEEEAGSPPFSPPAGGGVPEGTGAGGMAAGGTGGGPDRLEPEMVRMVVETVERIFRSFPRGDAGEVTSLLKLNKKLARSVGHIFEMDDNDSQKEEEIRKYSIIYGRLDSKRREGKQLSLHELTINEAAAQFCMRDNTLLLRRVELFSLSRQVARESTYLSSLKGSRLHSEELGGPPLKKLKQEVGEQSHTEIQQPPPGPESYAPPYRPSLEEDSASLSGESLDGHLQEFEEGLLDRCPAPGPHPALVEGRRSSVKVEAEASRQ from the exons ATGCACAGAGTGCCCTCTCCCACAGCGGAGCAGCCACCTGGCAGAGGAGATAACACTCGCCGGACCCCTCAGCCCAGACTCAA GGCAAGTGCCCCAACCATGGCACTGCCTCGAACACTGGGTGAGCTGCAGCTGTATCGGGTCCTGCAGCGTGCCAATCTCCTTTCCTACTACGAGACCTTCATCCAGCAGGGAGGGGACGATGTGCAGCAGCTGTGTGAAGCGGGTGAGGAGGAGTTCCTGGAAATCATGGCGCTTGTGGGCATGGCCACCAAACCACTCCATGTCCGACGTCTACAGAAGGCTCTGAGAGAATGGGCCACCAACCCAGGGCTCTTCAGCCAGCCAGTGCCTGCCGTACCTGTCTCCAGCATCCCACTTTTCAAGATCTCTGAGACAGCGGGTACCCGGAAAGGGAGCATGAGCAATGGGCATGGCAGCCCAGGCGAAAAGGCAGGCAGTGCCCGAAGTTTCAGCCCCAAGAGTCCCCTTGAACTTGGAGAGAAGCTGTCGCCACTTCCTGGAGGACCTGGGGCAGGGGATCCCCGGATCTGGCCAGGCCAGAGCACTCCAGAATCCGATGttggagcaggaggagaagaggaggctgGGTCACCCCCTTTCTCCCCACCTGCAGGGGGAGGAGTCCCTGAGGGGACTGGGGCTGGGGGGATGGCAGCAGGTGGGACTGGAGGTGGCCCAGATCGCCTGGAACCAGAGATGGTGCGGATGGTGGTGGAGACTGTGGAGCGGATCTTCCGGAGTTTCCCCAGGGGTGATGCTGGAGAGGTCACATCCCTGCTGAAGCTCAATAAGAAGCTGGCACGGAGTGTGGGCCACATCTTTGAGATGGATGACAATGACagccagaaagaagaagaaatccgAAAGTACAGCATCATCTATGGCCGCTTGGATTCCAAACGGCGGGAGGGCAAGCAACTCAGCTTGCATGAG CTTACCATCAATGAGGCTGCTGCCCAGTTCTGCATGAGAGACAACACACTTTTACTTCGAAGGGTGGAACTCTTCTCGCTGTCCCGCCAAGTAGCCCGAGAGAGCACCTATCTTTCCTCCTTGAAGGGATCCAG GCTTCACTCTGAAGAATTAGGAGGCCCGCCACTGAAGAAACTGAAACAAGAG GTTGGGGAACAGAGTCATACTGAAATCCAGCAGCCTCCCCCAGGCCCCGAGTCCTATGCACCCCCATACCGCCCCAGCCTAGAGGAAGACAGCGCCAGTCTGTCTGGGGAGAGCCTAGATGGCCACTTGCAGG AATTCGAGGAAGGTTTGCTGGACCGCTGCCCAGCCCCGGGACCTCATCCCGCTCTGGTGGAGGGTCGCAGGAGCAGCGTAAAAGTGGAGGCGGAGGCCAGCCGGCAGTGA
- the Nab2 gene encoding NGFI-A-binding protein 2 isoform X1 encodes MHRVPSPTAEQPPGRGDNTRRTPQPRLKASAPTMALPRTLGELQLYRVLQRANLLSYYETFIQQGGDDVQQLCEAGEEEFLEIMALVGMATKPLHVRRLQKALREWATNPGLFSQPVPAVPVSSIPLFKISETAGTRKGSMSNGHGSPGEKAGSARSFSPKSPLELGEKLSPLPGGPGAGDPRIWPGQSTPESDVGAGGEEEAGSPPFSPPAGGGVPEGTGAGGMAAGGTGGGPDRLEPEMVRMVVETVERIFRSFPRGDAGEVTSLLKLNKKLARSVGHIFEMDDNDSQKEEEIRKYSIIYGRLDSKRREGKQLSLHELTINEAAAQFCMRDNTLLLRRVELFSLSRQVARESTYLSSLKGSRLHSEELGGPPLKKLKQEVGEQSHTEIQQPPPGPESYAPPYRPSLEEDSASLSGESLDGHLQAVGSCPRLTPPPADLPLALPAHGLWSRHILQQTLMDEGLRLARLVSHDRVGRLSPCVPAKPPLAEFEEGLLDRCPAPGPHPALVEGRRSSVKVEAEASRQ; translated from the exons ATGCACAGAGTGCCCTCTCCCACAGCGGAGCAGCCACCTGGCAGAGGAGATAACACTCGCCGGACCCCTCAGCCCAGACTCAA GGCAAGTGCCCCAACCATGGCACTGCCTCGAACACTGGGTGAGCTGCAGCTGTATCGGGTCCTGCAGCGTGCCAATCTCCTTTCCTACTACGAGACCTTCATCCAGCAGGGAGGGGACGATGTGCAGCAGCTGTGTGAAGCGGGTGAGGAGGAGTTCCTGGAAATCATGGCGCTTGTGGGCATGGCCACCAAACCACTCCATGTCCGACGTCTACAGAAGGCTCTGAGAGAATGGGCCACCAACCCAGGGCTCTTCAGCCAGCCAGTGCCTGCCGTACCTGTCTCCAGCATCCCACTTTTCAAGATCTCTGAGACAGCGGGTACCCGGAAAGGGAGCATGAGCAATGGGCATGGCAGCCCAGGCGAAAAGGCAGGCAGTGCCCGAAGTTTCAGCCCCAAGAGTCCCCTTGAACTTGGAGAGAAGCTGTCGCCACTTCCTGGAGGACCTGGGGCAGGGGATCCCCGGATCTGGCCAGGCCAGAGCACTCCAGAATCCGATGttggagcaggaggagaagaggaggctgGGTCACCCCCTTTCTCCCCACCTGCAGGGGGAGGAGTCCCTGAGGGGACTGGGGCTGGGGGGATGGCAGCAGGTGGGACTGGAGGTGGCCCAGATCGCCTGGAACCAGAGATGGTGCGGATGGTGGTGGAGACTGTGGAGCGGATCTTCCGGAGTTTCCCCAGGGGTGATGCTGGAGAGGTCACATCCCTGCTGAAGCTCAATAAGAAGCTGGCACGGAGTGTGGGCCACATCTTTGAGATGGATGACAATGACagccagaaagaagaagaaatccgAAAGTACAGCATCATCTATGGCCGCTTGGATTCCAAACGGCGGGAGGGCAAGCAACTCAGCTTGCATGAG CTTACCATCAATGAGGCTGCTGCCCAGTTCTGCATGAGAGACAACACACTTTTACTTCGAAGGGTGGAACTCTTCTCGCTGTCCCGCCAAGTAGCCCGAGAGAGCACCTATCTTTCCTCCTTGAAGGGATCCAG GCTTCACTCTGAAGAATTAGGAGGCCCGCCACTGAAGAAACTGAAACAAGAG GTTGGGGAACAGAGTCATACTGAAATCCAGCAGCCTCCCCCAGGCCCCGAGTCCTATGCACCCCCATACCGCCCCAGCCTAGAGGAAGACAGCGCCAGTCTGTCTGGGGAGAGCCTAGATGGCCACTTGCAGG CTGTGGGGTCGTGCCCAAGGCTGACGCCGCCCCCTGCTGACCTGCCCCTGGCATTGCCAGCGCATGGGCTATGGAGCCGCCACATCCTGCAGCAGACACTGATGGATGAGGGGCTGCGGCTCGCCCGCCTCGTCTCCCATGATCGCGTGGGCCGCCTCAGCCCCTGTGTGCCTGCAAAGCCGCCTCTCGCAG AATTCGAGGAAGGTTTGCTGGACCGCTGCCCAGCCCCGGGACCTCATCCCGCTCTGGTGGAGGGTCGCAGGAGCAGCGTAAAAGTGGAGGCGGAGGCCAGCCGGCAGTGA
- the Nab2 gene encoding NGFI-A-binding protein 2 isoform X2: protein MALPRTLGELQLYRVLQRANLLSYYETFIQQGGDDVQQLCEAGEEEFLEIMALVGMATKPLHVRRLQKALREWATNPGLFSQPVPAVPVSSIPLFKISETAGTRKGSMSNGHGSPGEKAGSARSFSPKSPLELGEKLSPLPGGPGAGDPRIWPGQSTPESDVGAGGEEEAGSPPFSPPAGGGVPEGTGAGGMAAGGTGGGPDRLEPEMVRMVVETVERIFRSFPRGDAGEVTSLLKLNKKLARSVGHIFEMDDNDSQKEEEIRKYSIIYGRLDSKRREGKQLSLHELTINEAAAQFCMRDNTLLLRRVELFSLSRQVARESTYLSSLKGSRLHSEELGGPPLKKLKQEVGEQSHTEIQQPPPGPESYAPPYRPSLEEDSASLSGESLDGHLQAVGSCPRLTPPPADLPLALPAHGLWSRHILQQTLMDEGLRLARLVSHDRVGRLSPCVPAKPPLAEFEEGLLDRCPAPGPHPALVEGRRSSVKVEAEASRQ, encoded by the exons ATGGCACTGCCTCGAACACTGGGTGAGCTGCAGCTGTATCGGGTCCTGCAGCGTGCCAATCTCCTTTCCTACTACGAGACCTTCATCCAGCAGGGAGGGGACGATGTGCAGCAGCTGTGTGAAGCGGGTGAGGAGGAGTTCCTGGAAATCATGGCGCTTGTGGGCATGGCCACCAAACCACTCCATGTCCGACGTCTACAGAAGGCTCTGAGAGAATGGGCCACCAACCCAGGGCTCTTCAGCCAGCCAGTGCCTGCCGTACCTGTCTCCAGCATCCCACTTTTCAAGATCTCTGAGACAGCGGGTACCCGGAAAGGGAGCATGAGCAATGGGCATGGCAGCCCAGGCGAAAAGGCAGGCAGTGCCCGAAGTTTCAGCCCCAAGAGTCCCCTTGAACTTGGAGAGAAGCTGTCGCCACTTCCTGGAGGACCTGGGGCAGGGGATCCCCGGATCTGGCCAGGCCAGAGCACTCCAGAATCCGATGttggagcaggaggagaagaggaggctgGGTCACCCCCTTTCTCCCCACCTGCAGGGGGAGGAGTCCCTGAGGGGACTGGGGCTGGGGGGATGGCAGCAGGTGGGACTGGAGGTGGCCCAGATCGCCTGGAACCAGAGATGGTGCGGATGGTGGTGGAGACTGTGGAGCGGATCTTCCGGAGTTTCCCCAGGGGTGATGCTGGAGAGGTCACATCCCTGCTGAAGCTCAATAAGAAGCTGGCACGGAGTGTGGGCCACATCTTTGAGATGGATGACAATGACagccagaaagaagaagaaatccgAAAGTACAGCATCATCTATGGCCGCTTGGATTCCAAACGGCGGGAGGGCAAGCAACTCAGCTTGCATGAG CTTACCATCAATGAGGCTGCTGCCCAGTTCTGCATGAGAGACAACACACTTTTACTTCGAAGGGTGGAACTCTTCTCGCTGTCCCGCCAAGTAGCCCGAGAGAGCACCTATCTTTCCTCCTTGAAGGGATCCAG GCTTCACTCTGAAGAATTAGGAGGCCCGCCACTGAAGAAACTGAAACAAGAG GTTGGGGAACAGAGTCATACTGAAATCCAGCAGCCTCCCCCAGGCCCCGAGTCCTATGCACCCCCATACCGCCCCAGCCTAGAGGAAGACAGCGCCAGTCTGTCTGGGGAGAGCCTAGATGGCCACTTGCAGG CTGTGGGGTCGTGCCCAAGGCTGACGCCGCCCCCTGCTGACCTGCCCCTGGCATTGCCAGCGCATGGGCTATGGAGCCGCCACATCCTGCAGCAGACACTGATGGATGAGGGGCTGCGGCTCGCCCGCCTCGTCTCCCATGATCGCGTGGGCCGCCTCAGCCCCTGTGTGCCTGCAAAGCCGCCTCTCGCAG AATTCGAGGAAGGTTTGCTGGACCGCTGCCCAGCCCCGGGACCTCATCCCGCTCTGGTGGAGGGTCGCAGGAGCAGCGTAAAAGTGGAGGCGGAGGCCAGCCGGCAGTGA
- the Nab2 gene encoding NGFI-A-binding protein 2 isoform X4, translating into MALVGMATKPLHVRRLQKALREWATNPGLFSQPVPAVPVSSIPLFKISETAGTRKGSMSNGHGSPGEKAGSARSFSPKSPLELGEKLSPLPGGPGAGDPRIWPGQSTPESDVGAGGEEEAGSPPFSPPAGGGVPEGTGAGGMAAGGTGGGPDRLEPEMVRMVVETVERIFRSFPRGDAGEVTSLLKLNKKLARSVGHIFEMDDNDSQKEEEIRKYSIIYGRLDSKRREGKQLSLHELTINEAAAQFCMRDNTLLLRRVELFSLSRQVARESTYLSSLKGSRLHSEELGGPPLKKLKQEVGEQSHTEIQQPPPGPESYAPPYRPSLEEDSASLSGESLDGHLQAVGSCPRLTPPPADLPLALPAHGLWSRHILQQTLMDEGLRLARLVSHDRVGRLSPCVPAKPPLAEFEEGLLDRCPAPGPHPALVEGRRSSVKVEAEASRQ; encoded by the exons ATGGCGCTTGTGGGCATGGCCACCAAACCACTCCATGTCCGACGTCTACAGAAGGCTCTGAGAGAATGGGCCACCAACCCAGGGCTCTTCAGCCAGCCAGTGCCTGCCGTACCTGTCTCCAGCATCCCACTTTTCAAGATCTCTGAGACAGCGGGTACCCGGAAAGGGAGCATGAGCAATGGGCATGGCAGCCCAGGCGAAAAGGCAGGCAGTGCCCGAAGTTTCAGCCCCAAGAGTCCCCTTGAACTTGGAGAGAAGCTGTCGCCACTTCCTGGAGGACCTGGGGCAGGGGATCCCCGGATCTGGCCAGGCCAGAGCACTCCAGAATCCGATGttggagcaggaggagaagaggaggctgGGTCACCCCCTTTCTCCCCACCTGCAGGGGGAGGAGTCCCTGAGGGGACTGGGGCTGGGGGGATGGCAGCAGGTGGGACTGGAGGTGGCCCAGATCGCCTGGAACCAGAGATGGTGCGGATGGTGGTGGAGACTGTGGAGCGGATCTTCCGGAGTTTCCCCAGGGGTGATGCTGGAGAGGTCACATCCCTGCTGAAGCTCAATAAGAAGCTGGCACGGAGTGTGGGCCACATCTTTGAGATGGATGACAATGACagccagaaagaagaagaaatccgAAAGTACAGCATCATCTATGGCCGCTTGGATTCCAAACGGCGGGAGGGCAAGCAACTCAGCTTGCATGAG CTTACCATCAATGAGGCTGCTGCCCAGTTCTGCATGAGAGACAACACACTTTTACTTCGAAGGGTGGAACTCTTCTCGCTGTCCCGCCAAGTAGCCCGAGAGAGCACCTATCTTTCCTCCTTGAAGGGATCCAG GCTTCACTCTGAAGAATTAGGAGGCCCGCCACTGAAGAAACTGAAACAAGAG GTTGGGGAACAGAGTCATACTGAAATCCAGCAGCCTCCCCCAGGCCCCGAGTCCTATGCACCCCCATACCGCCCCAGCCTAGAGGAAGACAGCGCCAGTCTGTCTGGGGAGAGCCTAGATGGCCACTTGCAGG CTGTGGGGTCGTGCCCAAGGCTGACGCCGCCCCCTGCTGACCTGCCCCTGGCATTGCCAGCGCATGGGCTATGGAGCCGCCACATCCTGCAGCAGACACTGATGGATGAGGGGCTGCGGCTCGCCCGCCTCGTCTCCCATGATCGCGTGGGCCGCCTCAGCCCCTGTGTGCCTGCAAAGCCGCCTCTCGCAG AATTCGAGGAAGGTTTGCTGGACCGCTGCCCAGCCCCGGGACCTCATCCCGCTCTGGTGGAGGGTCGCAGGAGCAGCGTAAAAGTGGAGGCGGAGGCCAGCCGGCAGTGA
- the Stat6 gene encoding signal transducer and activator of transcription 6 isoform X2 translates to MASALLSATVQQLQTSAGEQGKGSTILQHISTLESIYQRDPLKLVATIRQILQGEKKAVIEEFRHLPVPFHQKQEELKFTTALGRLQHRVRETRLLRETLQQGTKAGQVSLHSLIETPANGTGPREDLATMLQGTVGDLEATQALVLKRIQIWKRQQQLAGNGTPFEENLSGLQKRCESLVEIYSQLQQEVGAASGELEPKTRASLISRLDEVLRALVTSSFLVEKQPPQVLKTQTKFQAGVRFLLGMQLLGTSAKPPLVRADMVTEKQARELSLPQGPGTGVESTGEIMNNTVPLENSIPGNCCSALFKNLLLKKIKRCERKGTESVTEEKCAVLFSTSFTLGPNKLLIQLQALSLPLVVIVHGNQDNNAKATILWDNAFSEVDRVPFVVAERVPWEKMCETLNLKFMAEVGTSRGLLPEHFLFLAQKIFNDNSLSMEAFQHRCVSWSQFNKEILLGRGFTFWQWFDGVLDLTKRCLRSYWSDRLIIGFISKQYVTSLLLNEPDGTFLLRFSDSEIGGITIAHVIRGQDGSPQIENIQPFSAKDLSIRSLGDRIRDLAQLKNLYPKKPKDEAFRSHYKPEQMGKDGRGYVSTAIKMTVERDQPLPTPEPQMPTMVPPYDLGMAPDNTMQLNPDMGYPAPSHSIHSFQSLPIEESINVLPAFPEPHLQMPPNMSQMSLPFHQPHPQGLLQCQSQEHAVSSPEPLLCPDVTMAEDGCLTQSVGGFPQGPWGREDMFPPLLPPTEQDLNKLLLEGQGEAGGGSLGAQPLLQPSPYGQSGISMSHMDLRTNPSW, encoded by the exons ATGGCTAGTGCCCTGCTTTCAGCCACTGTCCAGCAACTTCAGACCTCTGCAGGGGAGCAGGGGAAAGGAAGCACCATTTTACAGCACATCAGCACCCTGGAG AGCATCTATCAGAGGGACCCCCTGAAGCTGGTGGCCACCATCAGACAAATACTTCAAGGGGAGAAAAAAGCTGTTATAGAAGAG TTCCGCCACCTGCCTGTGCCCTTCCACCAGAAGCAGGAAGAACTCAAGTTTACCACAGCCCTAGGGAGGCTTCAGCATCGAGTAAGGGAGACCCGCCTTCTCCGAGAAACTCTGCAGCAAGGAaccaaggctggacaag tgtctctgcacAGCTTGATAGAAACTCCTGCCAATGGCACTGGCCCAAGGGAG GACCTGGCCACAATGCTGCAGGGGACTGTGGGGGACCTGGAGGCCACCCAGGCCCTGGTGCTGAAAAGGATCCAGATTTGGAAGCGGCAGCAGCAGCTGGCAGGGAATGGTACACCCTTTGAGGAGAACCTCTCAGGGCTGCAGAAAAG GTGTGAGAGCCTGGTGGAAATCTactcccagctgcagcaggaggtTGGGGCAGCCAGTGGGGAGCTTGAGCCCAAGACCAGGGCGTCGCTGATAAGCCGACTGGATGAAGTCCTGCGAGCCCTTGTGACCAG TTCTTTCCTGGTGGAGAAGCAGCCCCCACAGGTTCTGAAGACTCAAACTAAGTTCCAGGCTGGAGTTCGGTTCCTGCTGGGTATGCAGCTCCTGGGGACCTCAGCCAAGCCTCCCCTGGTCAGGGCTGATATGGTGACAGAGAAACAGGCCAGAGAACTAAGCCTGCCACAGGGGCCTGGGACTGGAGT GGAGAGCACAGGGGAGATCATGAACAACACGGTGCCTCTGGAGAACAGCATTCCCGGGAACTGCTGCTCAGCCCTGTTTAAGAACCTG CTCCTGAAGAAAATCAAGCGCTGTGAGCGGAAGGGCACAGAGTCTGTGACAGAAGAGAAGTGTGCTGTGCTCTTCTCCACCAGCTTCACGCTGGGCCCCAACAAGCTCCTCATCCAGCTGCAG GCCCTGTCTCTGCCCTTGGTGGTCATTGTCCACGGCAACCAAGACAATAATGCCAAAGCCACCATCTTGTGGGACAATGCCTTCTCCGAGGTG GACCGCGTGCCTTTTGTGGTAGCTGAAAGAGTGCCCTGGGAGAAAATGTGTGAAACTCTGAACCTCAAGTTCATGGCTGAGGTGGGGACCAGCCGGGGGCTGTTACCAGAACACTTCCTCTTTCTGGCCCAGAAGATCTTCAACGACAACAGCCTCAGCATGGAGGCCTTCCAGCACCGTTGTGTGTCTTGGTCACAGTTCAACAAG GAGATCCTGTTGGGCCGCGGCTTCACTTTTTGGCAGTGGTTTGATGGTGTGCTAGACTTGACTAAACGCTGTCTCCGGAGCTATTGGTCAGACCG GCTGATCATCGGCTTTATTAGCAAGCAGTATGTCACAAGTCTTCTCCTCAacgagccagatggaactttccTCCTCCGCTTTAGTGACTCTGAGATCGGGGGCATCACCATCGCGCATGTCATCCGGGGTCAGGACG GCTCCCCACAGATAGAGAACATCCAGCCATTTTCTGCTAAAGACCTGTCCATTCGCTCACTGGGGGACCGAATCCGGGATCTTGCTCAGCTAAAAAACCTCTACCCCAAGAAACCCAAGGATGAGGCTTTCCGGAGCCACTATAAGC CTGAGCAGATGGGGAAGGACGGGAGGGGCTACGTCTCAACGGCCATCAAGATGACGGTGGAAAG gGACCAGCCTCTTCCTACGCCAGAGCCCCAGATGCCCACCATGGTGCCCCCGTATGATCTTGGAATGGCCCCTGATAACACCATGCAACTCAACCCAGATATGGG GTACCCTGCACCTTCTCATTCCATCCACTCATTTCAAAGCCTCCCCATAGAAGAGTCAATCAATGTACTTCCAGCCTTTCCGGA gCCTCACCTGCAAATGCCCCCCAACATGAGCCAGATGAGCTTACCATTCCACCAGCCTCACCCCCA GGGCCTGCTGCAGTGCCAGTCCCAGGAGCATGCTGTATCCAGCCCCGAACCCTTGCTCTGCCCAGATGTGACCATGGCAGAAGACGGCTGCCTAACTCAGTCTGTGGGAGGTTTTCCCCAGGGCCCCTG GGGCCGTGAAGACATGTTCCCTCCCCTGCTGCCTCCCACTGAGCAGGACCTCAACAAGCTGCTCCTGGAGGGccaaggagaggcaggaggaggatccctgggggcCCAGCCCCTCCTGCAACCATCTCCTTACGGGCAGTCTGGGATCTCAATGTCCCACATGGACCTAAGGACGAACCCCAGTTGGTGA
- the Stat6 gene encoding signal transducer and activator of transcription 6 isoform X1 yields the protein MSLWSLVSKMSPEKLQRLYVDFPQHLRHLLADWLEKQPWEFLVGSDAFCYNMASALLSATVQQLQTSAGEQGKGSTILQHISTLESIYQRDPLKLVATIRQILQGEKKAVIEEFRHLPVPFHQKQEELKFTTALGRLQHRVRETRLLRETLQQGTKAGQVSLHSLIETPANGTGPREDLATMLQGTVGDLEATQALVLKRIQIWKRQQQLAGNGTPFEENLSGLQKRCESLVEIYSQLQQEVGAASGELEPKTRASLISRLDEVLRALVTSSFLVEKQPPQVLKTQTKFQAGVRFLLGMQLLGTSAKPPLVRADMVTEKQARELSLPQGPGTGVESTGEIMNNTVPLENSIPGNCCSALFKNLLLKKIKRCERKGTESVTEEKCAVLFSTSFTLGPNKLLIQLQALSLPLVVIVHGNQDNNAKATILWDNAFSEVDRVPFVVAERVPWEKMCETLNLKFMAEVGTSRGLLPEHFLFLAQKIFNDNSLSMEAFQHRCVSWSQFNKEILLGRGFTFWQWFDGVLDLTKRCLRSYWSDRLIIGFISKQYVTSLLLNEPDGTFLLRFSDSEIGGITIAHVIRGQDGSPQIENIQPFSAKDLSIRSLGDRIRDLAQLKNLYPKKPKDEAFRSHYKPEQMGKDGRGYVSTAIKMTVERDQPLPTPEPQMPTMVPPYDLGMAPDNTMQLNPDMGYPAPSHSIHSFQSLPIEESINVLPAFPEPHLQMPPNMSQMSLPFHQPHPQGLLQCQSQEHAVSSPEPLLCPDVTMAEDGCLTQSVGGFPQGPWGREDMFPPLLPPTEQDLNKLLLEGQGEAGGGSLGAQPLLQPSPYGQSGISMSHMDLRTNPSW from the exons ATGTCTCTGTGGAGTCTGGTTTCCAAGATGTCCCCAGAAAAACTACAACGACTCTACGTTGACTTTCCCCAACACCTTCGGCATCTCCTGGCTGATTGGCTGGAGAAGCAGCCCTG GGAGTTCCTGGTTGGTTCAGATGCCTTCTGCTACAACATGGCTAGTGCCCTGCTTTCAGCCACTGTCCAGCAACTTCAGACCTCTGCAGGGGAGCAGGGGAAAGGAAGCACCATTTTACAGCACATCAGCACCCTGGAG AGCATCTATCAGAGGGACCCCCTGAAGCTGGTGGCCACCATCAGACAAATACTTCAAGGGGAGAAAAAAGCTGTTATAGAAGAG TTCCGCCACCTGCCTGTGCCCTTCCACCAGAAGCAGGAAGAACTCAAGTTTACCACAGCCCTAGGGAGGCTTCAGCATCGAGTAAGGGAGACCCGCCTTCTCCGAGAAACTCTGCAGCAAGGAaccaaggctggacaag tgtctctgcacAGCTTGATAGAAACTCCTGCCAATGGCACTGGCCCAAGGGAG GACCTGGCCACAATGCTGCAGGGGACTGTGGGGGACCTGGAGGCCACCCAGGCCCTGGTGCTGAAAAGGATCCAGATTTGGAAGCGGCAGCAGCAGCTGGCAGGGAATGGTACACCCTTTGAGGAGAACCTCTCAGGGCTGCAGAAAAG GTGTGAGAGCCTGGTGGAAATCTactcccagctgcagcaggaggtTGGGGCAGCCAGTGGGGAGCTTGAGCCCAAGACCAGGGCGTCGCTGATAAGCCGACTGGATGAAGTCCTGCGAGCCCTTGTGACCAG TTCTTTCCTGGTGGAGAAGCAGCCCCCACAGGTTCTGAAGACTCAAACTAAGTTCCAGGCTGGAGTTCGGTTCCTGCTGGGTATGCAGCTCCTGGGGACCTCAGCCAAGCCTCCCCTGGTCAGGGCTGATATGGTGACAGAGAAACAGGCCAGAGAACTAAGCCTGCCACAGGGGCCTGGGACTGGAGT GGAGAGCACAGGGGAGATCATGAACAACACGGTGCCTCTGGAGAACAGCATTCCCGGGAACTGCTGCTCAGCCCTGTTTAAGAACCTG CTCCTGAAGAAAATCAAGCGCTGTGAGCGGAAGGGCACAGAGTCTGTGACAGAAGAGAAGTGTGCTGTGCTCTTCTCCACCAGCTTCACGCTGGGCCCCAACAAGCTCCTCATCCAGCTGCAG GCCCTGTCTCTGCCCTTGGTGGTCATTGTCCACGGCAACCAAGACAATAATGCCAAAGCCACCATCTTGTGGGACAATGCCTTCTCCGAGGTG GACCGCGTGCCTTTTGTGGTAGCTGAAAGAGTGCCCTGGGAGAAAATGTGTGAAACTCTGAACCTCAAGTTCATGGCTGAGGTGGGGACCAGCCGGGGGCTGTTACCAGAACACTTCCTCTTTCTGGCCCAGAAGATCTTCAACGACAACAGCCTCAGCATGGAGGCCTTCCAGCACCGTTGTGTGTCTTGGTCACAGTTCAACAAG GAGATCCTGTTGGGCCGCGGCTTCACTTTTTGGCAGTGGTTTGATGGTGTGCTAGACTTGACTAAACGCTGTCTCCGGAGCTATTGGTCAGACCG GCTGATCATCGGCTTTATTAGCAAGCAGTATGTCACAAGTCTTCTCCTCAacgagccagatggaactttccTCCTCCGCTTTAGTGACTCTGAGATCGGGGGCATCACCATCGCGCATGTCATCCGGGGTCAGGACG GCTCCCCACAGATAGAGAACATCCAGCCATTTTCTGCTAAAGACCTGTCCATTCGCTCACTGGGGGACCGAATCCGGGATCTTGCTCAGCTAAAAAACCTCTACCCCAAGAAACCCAAGGATGAGGCTTTCCGGAGCCACTATAAGC CTGAGCAGATGGGGAAGGACGGGAGGGGCTACGTCTCAACGGCCATCAAGATGACGGTGGAAAG gGACCAGCCTCTTCCTACGCCAGAGCCCCAGATGCCCACCATGGTGCCCCCGTATGATCTTGGAATGGCCCCTGATAACACCATGCAACTCAACCCAGATATGGG GTACCCTGCACCTTCTCATTCCATCCACTCATTTCAAAGCCTCCCCATAGAAGAGTCAATCAATGTACTTCCAGCCTTTCCGGA gCCTCACCTGCAAATGCCCCCCAACATGAGCCAGATGAGCTTACCATTCCACCAGCCTCACCCCCA GGGCCTGCTGCAGTGCCAGTCCCAGGAGCATGCTGTATCCAGCCCCGAACCCTTGCTCTGCCCAGATGTGACCATGGCAGAAGACGGCTGCCTAACTCAGTCTGTGGGAGGTTTTCCCCAGGGCCCCTG GGGCCGTGAAGACATGTTCCCTCCCCTGCTGCCTCCCACTGAGCAGGACCTCAACAAGCTGCTCCTGGAGGGccaaggagaggcaggaggaggatccctgggggcCCAGCCCCTCCTGCAACCATCTCCTTACGGGCAGTCTGGGATCTCAATGTCCCACATGGACCTAAGGACGAACCCCAGTTGGTGA